A single window of Gossypium arboreum isolate Shixiya-1 chromosome 13, ASM2569848v2, whole genome shotgun sequence DNA harbors:
- the LOC108462450 gene encoding putative disease resistance protein RGA4 → MAETFLFDIAERVLAKIVHLSVYEVRLAFNAKTDLKKLEDTMISIKAVLLDAERQQHQNEKLRLCMWKLRDIFYDAEDVIDDFKCEALRKQDAFNHPNINNLKVRVLGSCCLPLSFSLKMSHKIKDINGRLGELATEWNSFDLRQCSDNRHVFRRETISFVHSSDVIGRDEDKENIIGMLMEPSAERSVPVIPIVGLGGLGKTTLAQLVYNDDRVTSLFPLKIWICVSEEFDLSRLFKLIIQSVNAEVRCDDLTLEALQARLRSLLNDRKFLLVLDDVWNENQAKWVELRNVLRSTDGFSPSKIIVTTRSLKVASIMSSIPPYLLKGLPLEDCLTLFIKWAFNDGEERHYPNLVRIGEEIVKKCKGVPLAVRTLGSLLFQKTGESDWIYIRESEIWRLEQHENDILPVLKLSYNHLPSHLQRCLAFLSLYKKDEIYYSDRVIRLWMANGLLEHPKQNQKWEDVGKRYLNELLSRCLIEKEKDFGLDFNFKMHDLVHDLALDVSQKECKTVNSKTEMVDENVRHLLLCDQKLVEVPRVLEEMKNVRTVIIQAASKRPKRSEIVDKSLINLCVSNFKYLRALELTDSPLTALPNSIGTLKHLRDLDLARCEDIQKLPSSFYKLRSLQSLNLGGTYLKQLPDSVQRLIELTHLEITIKGKHSKQIRAGCWTSLQYLKLSLCMNLECLPEGMQYLKSLRTLFLSNCHGLVSLPRSLKFLTKLEHLKIYFCNKINLEIELDEDEDKDLQLRLKTCTLFGLIALTDLPRLLLQGSSSTLQQLQISWCENLSVLPAWLLNLTSLHKLKIVGCINLSALPEGIDLLSNLRELTIDGCPELCRRYRRNRGEDWHKIAHIQKVVIEDEEWGFGWKFWMFKVCEVLIVFGNIAGMKCEDGDG, encoded by the exons ATGGCGGAAACGTTTCTATTCGATATTGCAGAAAGGGTTCTCGCCAAAATTGTCCATCTCTCTGTATACGAAGTTCGCTTGGCGTTTAATGCCAAAACCGATCTGAAAAAGCTGGAGGACACCATGATTAGCATTAAAGCTGTGCTCTTGGATGCCGAGCGGCAACAGCACCAAAATGAAAAGCTGCGTCTCTGTATGTGGAAGCTCAGAGACATCTTTTACGATGCTGAGGACGTTATTGACGATTTCAAGTGTGAAGCTCTCCGCAAACAGGACGCCTTCAACCATCccaacatcaataacttaaaggTGCGAGTTTTAGGTTCCTGTTGTTTGCCTCTTTCATTCTCTTTAAAAATGAGTCATAAAATCAAAGACATCAATGGGAGACTAGGCGAACTTGCCACTGAGTGGAACAGTTTTGATCTAAGACAGTGTAGCGATAACAGGCATGTTTTTCGCAGAGAGACTATCTCTTTTGTGCATTCTTCTGATGTTATTGGTAGAGATGAGGATAAAGAGAACATTATTGGTATGTTGATGGAACCAAGTGCGGAAAGAAGTGTCCCTGTCATTCCTATTGTTGGACTTGGGGGTTTAGGAAAAACCACGCTGGCTCAATTAGTATACAATGACGATCGAGTTACTAGCCTTTTTCCTTTGAAGATATGGATCTGTGTTTCTGAGGAATTTGATCTTTCTAGATTGTTCAAGCTGATTATTCAGTCTGTAAATGCAGAAGTAAGATGTGATGATTTAACACTTgaagccttgcaagctcgtttgAGAAGCCTTTTGAATGATAGGAAGTTCTTGCTCGTCTTGGATGATGTGTGGAATGAAAATCAAGCAAAATGGGTTGAGTTAAGAAATGTGTTGAGATCAACAGATGGATTTTCTCCAAGCAAAATCATTGTCACCACTCGGAGTTTGAAGGTGGCCTCGATAATGAGTTCGATTCCCCCTTATTTATTGAAAGGTCTCCCTCTTGAAGACTGTTTGACATTGTTTATAAAATGGGCTTTTAATGATGGTGAAGAGAGACATTACCCAAATCTCGTGAGAATCGGAGAGGAGATTGTGAAAAAATGCAAAGGGGTTCCTTTGGCAGTAAGAACATTGGGAAGCCTACTGTTTCAGAAAACTGGTGAATCTGATTGGATTTATATAAGGGAGAGTGAAATATGGAGACTTGAGCAACATGAAAACGATATTTTACCAGTGTTGAAGTTGAGTTACAATCATTTGCCATCTCATTTGCAACGATGTCTTGCTTTTTTGTCCTTGTACAAAAAGGATGAGATCTATTATAGTGATAGAGTCATCCGTCTTTGGATGGCAAATGGACTCCTTGAGCATCCAAAGCAAAATCAAAAGTGGGAGGATGTTGGCAAACGATATTTGAATGAATTACTGTCAAGGTGCCTCATCGAAAAGgagaaggattttggcttggatttTAACTTCAAAATGCATGATCTGGTACATGATCTTGCATTAGATGTGTCTCAAAAAGAGTGTAAAACAGTGAATTCCAAAACAGAAATGGTTGATGAAAATGTTCGACATTTATTATTATGTGATCAGAAGTTGGTTGAAGTTCCACGTGTTTTGGAGGAAATGAAAAATGTTCGAACAGTAATCATCCAAGCTGCTTCAAAGAGACCAAAGAGATCAGAGATTGTTGATAAATCTCTTATAAATCTTTGTGTCTCCAATTTCAAGTATCTACGAGCATTAGAATTAACCGATTCACCATTGACGGCTTTACCGAATTCCATTGGTACTTTGAAGCACTTACGAGACCTTGACTTGGCCCGATGTGAGGATATACAGAAACTTCCGAGTTCTTTCTATAAGCTTCGCAGCTTGCAATCGTTAAATTTGGGAGGTACTTATTTGAAGCAGTTGCCTGACAGCGTGCAAAGATTGATTGAGCTTACACATCTAGAAATAACCATTAAAGGTAAGCATTCGAAACAAATACGAGCAGGATGTTGGACTTCTCTTCAATACTTGAAACTGTCTCTGTGTATGAATTTAGAATGTTTACCTGAAGGAATGCAGTATTTGAAGTCACTTCGAACACTTTTCCTGAGTAACTGTCATGGACTTGTCTCATTGCCACGGAGCCTAAAATTCCTAACCAAGTTAGAACaccttaaaatatatttttgcaataaaattaatttagaaatTGAACTAGACGAGGACGAAGACAAAGACCTTCAGTTGAGGCTTAAAACATGCACACTTTTTGGGTTAATTGCCTTAACAGATTTGCCACGATTGCTTCTTCAAGGATCTTCTTCCACTTTGCAGCAATTACAAATTAGTTGGTGTGAAAATTTGTCCGTTCTTCCAGCGTGGCTACTgaatctcacttctcttcataaACTTAAGATTGTGGGTTGCATAAATTTGTCAGCTCTACCGGAGGGAAtagaccttctctccaaccttagaGAATTGACAATTGATGGATGTCCGGAGTTGTGCAGAAGGTACAGAAGAAATAGGGGTGAAGATTGGCACAAAATTGCTCACATCCAAAAGGTTGTAATTGAGGATGAAGAATGG GGttttggttggaaattttggatGTTTAAAGTTTGTGAAGTACTCATTGTGTTTGGAAACATTGCAGGTATGAAATGTGAAGATGGAGATGGATGA
- the LOC128286962 gene encoding putative disease resistance protein RGA4, whose translation MAETFLFNIAERVLEKLVHLSAQEIRLAFNVKTDLKKLEDTMISIKAVLLDAERQQHQNEKLRLCMWKLRGIFYDAEDVIDDFKCEALRKQDATNHPDINNLKVRVLGSCCLPLSLSLKMSHKIKDINGRLGKLATEWKSFELRQCSDNRHVFRRETISFVDSSDVIGRDKDKENIISMLMKPSEDRNVPVIPIVGIGGLGKTTLAQLVYNDDQITSLFPLKIWICVSEEFDLSRLLKLIIQSVNKEERCDDSTLDGLQARLRSLLNDKKFLLVLDDVWNENQAKWVELRNLLRSTDGFSLSKIIVTTRSLDVASIMSPNRPYILKGLPLEDCLTLFTKWAFNDGAEKHYPNLIRIGEEIVKKCKGVPLAVRTLGSLLFQKTDESDWIYIRDSEIWRLDQHENDILPVLKLSYNHLPSHLQRCFAFLSLYKKDKVYLSDDVIRLWMANGLLEHPKQNQEWEDVGKRYLNELLSRCLIQKENKFRLKFTFKMHDLVHDLALDVSQKECKIVNSETKTVDENVRHLLLCDEKLVEVPHVLEEMKNVRTIIIQDALVESKAIHESVINLCVSNFKYLRALELRGLPLTALPNSIGTLKHLRDLDLDGCSRIRELPRSFNKLRSLQSLNLRDTDLKQLPDSLQRLIELSHLVITIKATHLKEIQAGCWTSLQYVKLVRCINLECLPEGMQYLKSLRTLALRYCIRLVSLPWSLKFLTKLEHLVIVDCAQINLKMEAEEEEDNDLQLSLKTFLMDGSDALTDLPRLLLQGSSSTLQQLQISWCPNLFVLPSWLLNLTSLQKLEIKDCGNLSALPEGIDRLTNLRELTIDRCPELSKRYRENGVKIGTKLLTSKRLLLMNED comes from the coding sequence ATGGCGGAAACGTTTCTGTTCAATATTGCAGAAAGGGTTCTGGAAAAACTAGTCCATCTCTCTGCACAAGAAATTCGCTTGGCGTTTAATGTTAAAACCGATCTGAAAAAGCTGGAGGACACCATGATCAGCATTAAAGCTGTGCTCTTGGATGCCGAGCGGCAACAGCACCAAAATGAAAAGCTGCGCCTCTGTATGTGGAAGCTCAGAGGCATCTTTTACGATGCTGAGGACGTTATTGACGATTTCAAGTGTGAAGCTCTCCGCAAACAGGACGCTACCAATCATCCCGATATCAACAACTTAAAGGTGCGAGTTTTAGGTTCCTGTTGTTTGCCTCTTTCACTCTCTTTAAAAATGAGTCATAAAATCAAAGACATCAATGGGAGACTAGGCAAACTTGCCACTGAGTGGAAAAGCTTTGAACTAAGACAGTGTAGCGACAACCGACATGTTTTTCGCAGAGAGACCATCTCTTTTGTGGATTCTTCTGATGTTATTGGTAGAGATAAGGATAAAGAGAACATTATTAGTATGTTGATGAAACCAAGTGAGGATCGAAATGTCCCTGTCATTCCCATTGTTGGAATTGGGGGTTTAGGAAAAACCACGCTCGCTCAATTAGTATACAATGACGACCAAATTACTAGCCTTTTTCCTTTGAAAATATGGATCTGTGTTTCTGAGGAATTTGATCTTTCTAGATTGCTCAAGCTGATTATTCAGTCTGtaaataaagaagaaagatgtgaTGATTCAACACTTGACGGCTTGCAAGCTCGTTTGAGAAGCCTTTTGAATGATAAGAAGTTCTTGCTCGTCCTGGATGATGTGTGGAATGAAAATCAAGCAAAATGGGTTGAGTTAAGAAATTTGTTGAGATCGACGGATGGATTTTCTCTAAGCAAAATTATTGTCACCACTCGGAGTTTGGACGTGGCCTCGATAATGAGTCCCAATCGCCCTTATATATTGAAAGGTCTCCCTCTTGAAGACTGTTTGACCTTATTTACAAAATGGGCTTTTAATGATGGTGCTGAGAAACATTATCCAAATCTCATTAGAATCGGGGAGGAGATTGTGAAAAAATGCAAAGGGGTTCCCTTGGCAGTAAGAACATTGGGAAGCCTACTGTTTCAGAAAACGGATGAATCTGATTGGATCTATATAAGAGACAGTGAAATATGGAGACTTGACCAACATGAAAACGATATTTTACCAGTGTTGAAGTTGAGTTACAATCATTTGCCATCTCATTTGCAACGATGTTTTGCTTTTTTATCCTTGTACAAAAAGGATAAGGTCTATTTGAGTGACGATGTCATTCGTCTTTGGATGGCAAATGGACTCCTTGAGCATCCGAAGCAAAATCAAGAGTGGGAGGATGTTGGCAAACGATATTTGAATGAATTACTGTCAAGGTGCCTCATCCAAAAGGAGAACAAATTTCGCTTGAAGTTTACCTTCAAAATGCATGATCTGGTACATGATCTTGCATTAGATGTGTCTCAAAAAGAGTGTAAAATAGTGAATTCCGAAACAAAAACGGTTGATGAAAATGTTCGACATTTATTATTATGTGATGAGAAGTTGGTTGAAGTTCCGCATGTTTTGGAGGAAATGAAAAATGTTCGAACAATAATCATCCAAGATGCTTTAGTGGAATCAAAGGCTATTCATGAATCAGTTATAAATCTCTGTGTCTCCAATTTCAAGTATCTACGAGCATTAGAATTAAGGGGTTTACCATTGACGGCTTTACCGAATTCCATTGGTACCTTAAAGCACTTGCGAGACCTTGATTTGGATGGATGTAGCCGTATACGTGAACTCCCGAGGTCTTTCAATAAGCTTCGCAGCTTGCAATCGTTAAATTTGAGAGATACTGATTTGAAGCAGTTGCCTGACAGCTTGCAAAGGTTGATTGAGCTTAGCCATCTAGTAATAACCATTAAAGCTAcgcatttgaaagaaatacaagCAGGATGTTGGACTTCTCTTCAATACGTGAAACTGGTTCGGTGTATCAACTTAGAATGTTTACCTGAAGGAATGCAGTATCTGAAGTCACTTCGGACACTTGCCTTGAGATATTGTATTAGACTTGTCTCATTGCCGTGGAGCCTGAAATTCCTAACCAAGTTAGAACACCTTGTAATAGTTGATTGCGctcaaatcaatttgaaaatggaaGCAGAAGAGGAAGAAGACAACGACCTTCAGTTGAGCCTTAAAACTTTCTTAATGGATGGATCAGATGCCTTAACAGATTTGCCACGATTGCTTCTTCAAGGATCTTCTTCCACTTTGCAGCAATTACAAATTAGTTGGTGTCCAAATTTGTTCGTTCTACCATCATGGCTATTGAATCTCACTTCTCTTCAGAAACTTGAGATTAAGGATTGCGGAAATTTGTCAGCTCTACCGGAGGGAATAGACCGCCTGACCAACCTTAGAGAATTGACAATTGATAGATGTCCGGAGTTGAGCAAAAGATACAGAGAAAATGGGGTGAAGATTGGCACAAAATTGCTCACATCCAAAAGGTTGTTATTAATGAATGAAGATTGA
- the LOC128286896 gene encoding uncharacterized protein LOC128286896 translates to MLEMAMAMTRKMLLGFWRPMGILNPNSKGKNELYRLVALKMCILLPNPYSSRWEKRNCKRLLILYLCSGKVGFVLQSELPWFLVVVWVLSNSKMRKKRKEWADNVSFKNDESATSRVKTKSVLFQDSVPNSGLAVSP, encoded by the exons ATGCTGGAAATGGCAATGGCAATGACAAGGAAAATGTTGCTGGGGTTTTGGAGACCAATGGGGATCTTAAACCCAAATTCCAAGGGGAAAAACGAGCTATACAG GTTGGTGGCCCTGAAGATGTGTATCTTGCTGCCAAATCCTTACTCCTCTCGATGGGAAAAGAGGAACTGCAAGAGGCTATTGATTTTATATCTCTGTTCGGGTAAAGTAGGCTTTGTGCTTCAGTCAGAGCTGCCTTGGTTCTTAGTGGTAGTATGGGTTCTATCTAATTCAAAAatgagaaagaaaaggaaagaatggGCAGATAATGTATCTTTCAAAAATGATGAAAGTGCCACGAGTAGAGTCAAAACTAAGAGTGTTTTGTTTCAAGATTCAGTTCCGAACTCAGGTTTGGCGGTATCTCCATAG
- the LOC108462451 gene encoding disease resistance protein RGA2-like encodes MAETFLFNIAERVLAKIVHLPLDEVRLAFNVKTDLKKLEDTMISIKTVLLDAERQQHQNEKLRLCMWKLRDIFYDAEDVIDDFRCEALRKQDAINHPNINNLKVRVLSSFCLPLSFSLKMSHKIKDINGRLGELATEWNSFDLRQCNDSRHVFRRETISFVDSTDVIGRDEDKENIISMLMKPSEDRNVPVIPIVGIGGLGKTTLAQFVYNDDRVTSLFPLKIWICVSEEFDLSRLLKLIIQSINKEENCDDLTLEALHACLRSLLNDKKFLLVLDDVWNENQAKWVELRNLLRSTDGFSPSKIIVTTRSLKVASIMSSIPPYILKGLSLDDCLTLFTKWAFNEGDERHPNLTRIGEEIVKKCKGVPLALRTLGSLLFQKTDESDWIYIRESDIWRLEQNENDILPELKLSYKHLPSHLQRCLAFLSLYKKDEIYYSDKVIRLWMANGLLEYPNQNQEWEDVGKRYLNELLSRCLIQKEKDFCLYFTFKMHDLVHDLVLDVSQKECKIVNSETETVDENVRHLLLCDEKLVEVPRVLREMKNVKTIIIQDASKESKTIHESLINLCVSNFKYLRALELRDSPLTALPNSIGALKHLRDLDLAKCEGIRELPRSFYKLRSLQSLNLGGTGLKQLPDSVQRLIELRHLEITVKAEHLKEIRAGCWTSLQYLKLNWCIGLECLPEGMQYLKSLRTLVLFRCGSLVSLPRSLKFLTKLEHLEIVRCFRINLKMELEEEEDKDLQLSLKTFSLLGLDDLGDLPRLLLQGSSSTLQQLRIKHCLELSVLPVWLLNLTSLRELEISSCHYLSALPEGIDRLTNLRKLTIRGCPELSKRYRKNRGEDWHKIAHIRKVVIKD; translated from the coding sequence ATGGCGGAAACGTTTCTGTTCAATATTGCAGAAAGGGTTCTCGCCAAAATTGTCCATCTCCCTTTAGACGAAGTTCGCTTGGCGTTTAATGTCAAAACCGATCTGAAAAAGCTGGAGGACACCATGATCAGCATTAAAACTGTGCTCTTGGATGCCGAGCGGCAACAGCACCAAAATGAAAAGCTGCGCCTCTGTATGTGGAAGCTCAGAGACATCTTTTACGACGCTGAGGACGTTATTGACGATTTCAGGTGTGAAGCTCTCCGCAAACAGGACGCCATCAATcatcccaatatcaacaactTAAAGGTGCGAGTTTTAAGTTCCTTTTGTTTGCCTCTTTCATTCTCCTTAAAAATGAGTCATAAAATCAAAGACATCAATGGGAGACTAGGCGAACTTGCCACTGAGTGGAACAGCTTTGATCTAAGACAGTGTAACGATAGCAGACATGTTTTTCGCAGAGAGACCATCTCTTTTGTGGATTCTACTGATGTTATTGGTAGAGATGAGGATAAAGAGAACATTATTAGTATGTTGATGAAACCAAGTGAGGATCGAAATGTCCCTGTCATTCCCATTGTTGGAATTGGGGGTTTAGGAAAAACCACGCTTGCGCAATTTGTATACAATGATGATCGAGTTACTAGCCTTTTTCCTTTGAAGATATGGATCTGTGTTTCTGAGGAATTTGATCTTTCTAGATTGCTCAAGCTGATTATTCAGTCTataaataaagaagaaaattgTGATGATTTAACACTTGAAGCATTGCACGCTTGTTTGAGAAGCCTTTTGAATGATAAGAAGTTCTTGCTTGTCCTGGATGATGTGTGGAATGAAAATCAAGCAAAATGGGTTGAGTTAAGAAATTTGTTGAGATCAACGGATGGATTTTCTCCAAGCAAAATCATTGTCACCACTCGGAGTTTGAAAGTTGCTTCGATAATGAGTTCGATTCCCCCTTATATATTGAAAGGTCTCTCTCTTGATGACTGTTTGACCTTGTTTACAAAATGGGCTTTTAATGAAGGTGATGAGAGACATCCAAATCTCACTAGAATTGGAGAGGAGATTGTGAAAAAATGCAAAGGAGTTCCTTTGGCACTAAGAACATTGGGAAGCCTACTGTTTCAGAAAACGGATGAATCTGATTGGATCTATATAAGAGAGAGTGATATATGGAGACTTGagcaaaatgaaaatgatattttaCCAGAGTTGAAGTTGAGTTACAAGCATTTGCCATCTCATTTGCAACGATGTCTTGCTTTTTTGTCCTTGTACAAAAAGGATGAGATCTATTATAGTGACAAAGTCATCCGTCTCTGGATGGCAAATGGACTCCTTGAGTATCCAAACCAAAATCAAGAGTGGGAGGATGTTGGCAAACGATATTTGAATGAATTACTGTCAAGGTGTCTCATCCAAAAAGAGAAGGATTTTTGCTTGTATTTTACCTTCAAAATGCATGATTTGGTACATGATCTTGTATTAGATGTGTCTCAAAAAGAGTGTAAAATTGTGAATTCTGAAACAGAAACTGTTGATGAGAATGTTCGACATTTATTATTATGTGATGAGAAGTTGGTTGAAGTTCCACGTGTTTTGAGGGAAATGAAAAATGTTAAAACAATAATCATCCAAGATGCTTCAAAGGAATCAAAGACTATTCATGAATCACTTATAAATCTATGTGTCTCCAATTTCAAGTATCTACGAGCATTAGAATTAAGGGATTCACCATTAACGGCTTTACCGAATTCCATTGGTGCCTTGAAGCACTTACGAGATCTTGACTTGGCCAAATGTGAGGGTATACGTGAACTTCCGAGGTCTTTCTATAAGCTTCGCAGCTTGCAATCGTTAAATTTGGGAGGTACTGGTTTGAAGCAGTTGCCTGACAGCGTGCAAAGGTTGATTGAGCTTAGACATCTAGAAATAACCGTTAAAGCTGAGCATTTGAAAGAAATACGAGCAGGATGTTGGACTTCTCTTCAATACTTGAAATTGAATTGGTGTATCGGATTAGAATGTTTACCTGAAGGAATGCAGTATCTGAAGTCACTTCGAACACTTGTCCTGTTCCGCTGTGGTAGCCTTGTCTCATTGCCACGGAGCCTGAAATTCCTAACCAAGTTAGAACACCTTGAAATAGTGAGGTGCTTTCGaatcaatttgaaaatggaaCTAGAAGAGGAAGAAGACAAAGACCTTCAGTTAAGCCTTAAAACTTTCTCACTCTTGGGATTAGATGACTTGGGAGATTTGCCACGATTGCTTCTTCAAGGATCTTCTTCCACTTTGCAGCAATTACGAATTAAGCATTGTTTAGAATTGTCCGTTCTACCAGTGTGGCTACTGAATCTGACTTCTCTTCGTGAACTTGAGATTTCTAGTTGCCACTATTTGTCAGCTCTACCGGAGGGAATAGACCGCCTCACCAACCTTCGAAAATTGACAATTCGCGGATGTCCGGAGTTGAGCAAAAGATACAGAAAAAATAGGGGTGAAGATTGGCACAAAATTGCTCACATCCGAAAGGTTGTTATTAAGGATTAA